A genome region from Cucurbita pepo subsp. pepo cultivar mu-cu-16 chromosome LG02, ASM280686v2, whole genome shotgun sequence includes the following:
- the LOC111788565 gene encoding MLP-like protein 34 — translation MAQISQVSADVKIQSSADKFYAFFRHKMHHLPQIFSKNLHSFEFLEGNDFTPGSLMHWSYDIVGPAKMKAKVADVDEENKSITYEAVEGDILSQYTLLRSKFRAYDDVENGGAIVNWSFEFEKANENIPSPEAYLEFVSKISIGLDAYLAVN, via the exons ATGGCTCAAATTTCCCAAGTCTCTGCTGATGTTAAAATACAATCTTCAGCTGACAAATTCTATGCTTTCTTTAGGCACAAAATGCACCATTTGCCTCAAATATTCTCTAAGAATCTCCACAGCTTTGAGTTCCTTGAAGGAAATGACTTCACTCCTGGCTCCCTCATGCACTGGTCTTACGACATTG TTGGGCCGGCTAAAATGAAGGCAAAAGTGGCCGATGTCGATGAAGAAAACAAGTCGATCACGTACGAAGCTGTTGAAGGAGACATATTGAGCCAATACACCTTATTAAGGTCGAAGTTCCGAGCCTACGACGACGTAGAAAACGGAGGTGCCATCGTGAATTGGTCGTTCGAGTTCGAGAAAGCCAACGAGAACATCCCGTCCCCTGAAGCTTACCTGGAATTTGTTTCTAAGATCTCAATTGGACTTGATGCTTACCTTGCTGTTAACTGA